One Oncorhynchus kisutch isolate 150728-3 linkage group LG11, Okis_V2, whole genome shotgun sequence genomic region harbors:
- the tacr2 gene encoding substance-K receptor isoform X1, with translation MDTTSKPLNLSTTIYFQDYGNETIINRFEQPDWQVALWAIAYSLIVIVSVTGNVTVIWIILAHKRMRTVTNYFIVNLAFSDVSMATFNTVFNFVYAIHNDWYFGLGYCRFQNFYPITAMFSSIYSMAAIAVDRYMAIIYPLKPRLSSTSTKIVIGLIWAVAFSLAFPQCYYSVTQHYPPRTICMVNWPDDYGGKHHLTYQIAMIILIYLLPLLVMLITYSLIGQTLWGSEIPGEASDHYQNQIQAKRKVVKMMIVVVMTFALCWLPYHIYFILGSFNKDIYMQTYIQQVYLAIFWLAMSSTIYNPIIYCCLNQRFRSGFRHAFSWLPFIKVSEEDKMELQHTQTFRMTRSYRTENTKGTVVCHNSTQHDDHTTVKLMKC, from the exons ATGGATACAACTTCGAAACCGCTCAACCTCTCAACAACCATATATTTTCAGGATTATGGAAACGAGACGATCATCAATCGTTTTGAACAGCCGGATTGGCAAGTGGCACTGTGGGCAATTGCTTATTCACTGATAGTGATTGTGTCTGTCACAGGAAATGTCACTGTAATTTGGATAATTTTGGCGCACAAAAGAATGAGGACAGTGACTAACTATTTTATAGTAAATCTGGCATTCTCAGACGTTTCGATGGCTACTTTTAACACCGTCTTCAATTTTGTTTATGCTATACACAACGACTGGTACTTCGGGTTGGGATACTGTAGGTTTCAGAACTTCTATCCCATTACAGCCATGTTTTCAAGCATTTACTCTATGGCAGCTATTGCGGTTGACAG ATACATGGCCATAATTTACCCTTTGAAACCAAGGCTGTCCTCCACATCCACCAAGATTGTGATTGGTCTCATCTGGGCGGTGGCATTCTCCCTGGCTTTCCCCCAGTGCTACTACTCTGTCACCCAGCATTATCCACCACGGACCATCTGCATGGTCAACTGGCCTGATGACTATGGTGGGAAACACCATCTCAC ATACCAGATAGCTATGATCATACTGATCTACCTGCTCCCCCTGCTGGTGATGTTGATCACCTACAGCCTTATTGGTCAGACACTGTGGGGCAGTGAGATACCAGGGGAGGCCTCAGATCACTACCAGAATCAGATCCAGGCCAAACGCAAG GTGGTGAAgatgatgatagtggtggtgatgaccTTCGCCCTGTGCTGGCTGCCCTACCACATCTACTTCATCCTGGGCAGCTTCAACAAGGATATCTACATGCAAACGTACATCCAGCAGGTATACCTGGCCATCTTCTGGCTGGCCATGAGCTCCACCATATACAACCCCATCATCTACTGCTGCCTCAATCAAAG ATTCCGCTCGGGGTTCCGTCACGCTTTCAGCTGGTTACCCTTCATAAAGGTGTCGGAGGAAGACAAAATGGAATTGCAGCACACACAGACCTTCAGGATGACACGCAGCTATCGCACTGAAAACACCAAGGGCACTGTGGTCTGCCATAACTCCACCCAACATGATGACCACACCACAGTCAAGCTCATGAAATGCTAA
- the tacr2 gene encoding substance-K receptor isoform X2: MAIIYPLKPRLSSTSTKIVIGLIWAVAFSLAFPQCYYSVTQHYPPRTICMVNWPDDYGGKHHLTYQIAMIILIYLLPLLVMLITYSLIGQTLWGSEIPGEASDHYQNQIQAKRKVVKMMIVVVMTFALCWLPYHIYFILGSFNKDIYMQTYIQQVYLAIFWLAMSSTIYNPIIYCCLNQRFRSGFRHAFSWLPFIKVSEEDKMELQHTQTFRMTRSYRTENTKGTVVCHNSTQHDDHTTVKLMKC; the protein is encoded by the exons ATGGCCATAATTTACCCTTTGAAACCAAGGCTGTCCTCCACATCCACCAAGATTGTGATTGGTCTCATCTGGGCGGTGGCATTCTCCCTGGCTTTCCCCCAGTGCTACTACTCTGTCACCCAGCATTATCCACCACGGACCATCTGCATGGTCAACTGGCCTGATGACTATGGTGGGAAACACCATCTCAC ATACCAGATAGCTATGATCATACTGATCTACCTGCTCCCCCTGCTGGTGATGTTGATCACCTACAGCCTTATTGGTCAGACACTGTGGGGCAGTGAGATACCAGGGGAGGCCTCAGATCACTACCAGAATCAGATCCAGGCCAAACGCAAG GTGGTGAAgatgatgatagtggtggtgatgaccTTCGCCCTGTGCTGGCTGCCCTACCACATCTACTTCATCCTGGGCAGCTTCAACAAGGATATCTACATGCAAACGTACATCCAGCAGGTATACCTGGCCATCTTCTGGCTGGCCATGAGCTCCACCATATACAACCCCATCATCTACTGCTGCCTCAATCAAAG ATTCCGCTCGGGGTTCCGTCACGCTTTCAGCTGGTTACCCTTCATAAAGGTGTCGGAGGAAGACAAAATGGAATTGCAGCACACACAGACCTTCAGGATGACACGCAGCTATCGCACTGAAAACACCAAGGGCACTGTGGTCTGCCATAACTCCACCCAACATGATGACCACACCACAGTCAAGCTCATGAAATGCTAA